In Balearica regulorum gibbericeps isolate bBalReg1 chromosome 2, bBalReg1.pri, whole genome shotgun sequence, one DNA window encodes the following:
- the GFUS gene encoding GDP-L-fucose synthase isoform X2, whose translation MTEAAGPVAKRILVTGGTGLVGNAIKKVVADGEGQPDEEWIFVSSRDADLTSAAETKALFEQHKPTHVIHLAAMVGGLFKNIRYNLDFWRRNIHINDNVLHSAYEMGVQKVVSCLSTCIFPDKTTYPIDESMIHNGPPHSSNFGYSYAKRMIDIQNRGYFEQHGCRFTAVIPTNVFGPDDNFNIEDGHVLPGLIHKVYLAKQTGSALTIWGTGKPRRQFIYSLDLARLFLWVLREYDEVEPIILSVGEEEEVSIREAAEAIVEAMDFRGELVFDTSKADGQFKKTASNAKLRRYLPSFQFTPFRQAVKETCTWFTTNYANARK comes from the exons ATGacggaggcggcggggccggtggCCAAGCGCATCCTGGTGACAGGCGGCACTGGCTTGGTGGGGAACGCCATCAAGAAGGTGGTGGCTGATGGAGAGGGACAGCCGGACGAGGAGTGGATCTTCGTGTCCTCCAGAGATGCCGACTTGAC GAGTGCCGCGGAGACCAAAGCCCTGTTCGAGCAGCACAAGCCCACCCATGTCATCCATCTGGCTGCCATGGTCGGGGGCCTCTTCAAAAACATCCGCTACAACCTCGACTTCTGG AGGAGAAACATCCATATCAACGACAATGTCCTGCACTCAGCATATGAAATGGGGGTGCAGAAGGTGGTCTCCTGCCTCTCCACCTGCATCTTCCCAGACAAGACAACGTACCCCATCGACGAGAGCATG ATTCACAACGGGCCACCTCACAGCTCCAACTTTGGCTATTCCTACGCCAAGAGGATGATCGACATCCAGAATAG GGGCTACTTTGAGCAGCACGGCTGCCGCTTCACTGCTGTTATCCCCACCAACGTCTTCGGGCCAGACGACAACTTCAACATTGAGGATGGCCACGTCTTGCCAGGACTCATCCACAAGGTCTACCTGGCCAAAC AGACCGGCTCTGCTCTGACCATCTGGGGCACGGGCAAGCCCAGGAGACAATTCATCTACTCCCTG GACCTGGCCCGGCTCTTCCTTTGGGTCCTGCGGGAATACGATGAGGTGGAACCCATCATTTTGTCAG tgggagaagaagaagaagtctccatcagagaagcagcagaagcgATCGTGGAGGCCATGGACTTCAGGGGAGAGCTTGTC TTCGACACCAGCAAAGCAGATGGGCAGTTCAAGAAGACGGCCAGCAACGCCAAGCTACGGCGCTACCTGCCCAGCTTCCAGTTCACACCTTTCAGGCAAG CCGTGAAGGAGACCTGCACCTGGTTCACCACCAACTATGCCAACGCCAGAAAGTGA
- the GFUS gene encoding GDP-L-fucose synthase isoform X1, with amino-acid sequence MTEAAGPVAKRILVTGGTGLVGNAIKKVVADGEGQPDEEWIFVSSRDADLTSAAETKALFEQHKPTHVIHLAAMVGGLFKNIRYNLDFWRRNIHINDNVLHSAYEMGVQKVVSCLSTCIFPDKTTYPIDESMIHNGPPHSSNFGYSYAKRMIDIQNRGYFEQHGCRFTAVIPTNVFGPDDNFNIEDGHVLPGLIHKVYLAKQTGSALTIWGTGKPRRQFIYSLGWVPLQWEGWGTTATLQEPSAPPQDLARLFLWVLREYDEVEPIILSVGEEEEVSIREAAEAIVEAMDFRGELVFDTSKADGQFKKTASNAKLRRYLPSFQFTPFRQAVKETCTWFTTNYANARK; translated from the exons ATGacggaggcggcggggccggtggCCAAGCGCATCCTGGTGACAGGCGGCACTGGCTTGGTGGGGAACGCCATCAAGAAGGTGGTGGCTGATGGAGAGGGACAGCCGGACGAGGAGTGGATCTTCGTGTCCTCCAGAGATGCCGACTTGAC GAGTGCCGCGGAGACCAAAGCCCTGTTCGAGCAGCACAAGCCCACCCATGTCATCCATCTGGCTGCCATGGTCGGGGGCCTCTTCAAAAACATCCGCTACAACCTCGACTTCTGG AGGAGAAACATCCATATCAACGACAATGTCCTGCACTCAGCATATGAAATGGGGGTGCAGAAGGTGGTCTCCTGCCTCTCCACCTGCATCTTCCCAGACAAGACAACGTACCCCATCGACGAGAGCATG ATTCACAACGGGCCACCTCACAGCTCCAACTTTGGCTATTCCTACGCCAAGAGGATGATCGACATCCAGAATAG GGGCTACTTTGAGCAGCACGGCTGCCGCTTCACTGCTGTTATCCCCACCAACGTCTTCGGGCCAGACGACAACTTCAACATTGAGGATGGCCACGTCTTGCCAGGACTCATCCACAAGGTCTACCTGGCCAAAC AGACCGGCTCTGCTCTGACCATCTGGGGCACGGGCAAGCCCAGGAGACAATTCATCTACTCCCTG GGTTGGGTCCCCTTGCAatgggagggctgggggacaACAGCCACCCTCCAAGAGCCATCTGCTCCTCCGCAGGACCTGGCCCGGCTCTTCCTTTGGGTCCTGCGGGAATACGATGAGGTGGAACCCATCATTTTGTCAG tgggagaagaagaagaagtctccatcagagaagcagcagaagcgATCGTGGAGGCCATGGACTTCAGGGGAGAGCTTGTC TTCGACACCAGCAAAGCAGATGGGCAGTTCAAGAAGACGGCCAGCAACGCCAAGCTACGGCGCTACCTGCCCAGCTTCCAGTTCACACCTTTCAGGCAAG CCGTGAAGGAGACCTGCACCTGGTTCACCACCAACTATGCCAACGCCAGAAAGTGA
- the LOC104641213 gene encoding protein brambleberry-like, with protein sequence MLPHSCWALLLFLCAAARFFGWLGLGAPPEELGTPPEVRFSPHIPFEMITGEERFQAEAVHWELLPLDSCHHQAMMQLRSSCADLSEEEKVVAKLDVELFNCQASAEGRRTYPCTPDTEEPQERPRLETPIHHSLQHPALDETLFSGKQHRVAQLMEDITQQMGNVSGRGAPGLLEGCRVVLSDLHHAQERAQDVYSQLESDLALLLAQQHRMEEVMEKLRQVNQSLGLMLAAMEGAQSQVENHLQHLRAILDSAGQSPSAISTCILYGSYVLLLVMLLVPTPPRTIILLLFLASSVLSELLSIPALSALLALAVAGQWLVAAAYCGAGGAWLVLRQEKPHRQLTSTPDREHEVELLQEELARMEMSCLQEPLCLEQPPAMAGDLPGLAGQVLPVPGSWRTKLSSREVMVEPALGAGKHWEPKPYNLSQSLTSDVSLLSPRSPCQGLTRAGQRCRKKAIPGQDFCHVHTTS encoded by the exons atGCTGCCCCATAGCTGCTGGgctttgctgctgttcctctgtgctgctgccaggttTTTTGGGTGGCTGGGCCTTGGTGCCCccccagaggagctgggaaCCCCCCCAGAGGTGAGGTTCTCCCCACACATCCCCTTCGAGATGATCACGGGTGAGGAGCGGTTCCAGGCTGAAGCTGTGCACTGGGAGCTGTTGCCTCTGGATTCCTGCCACCATCAG GCCATGATGCAGCTCCGCTCGTCCTGTGCTGACCTgagtgaggaggagaaggtggtggCCAAGCTGGACGTGGAGCTCTTCAACTGCCAGGCCAGCGCCGAGGGTCGCCGGACATACCCCTGCACCCCAGACACG GAGGAGCCTCAGGAGCGGCCGAGACTGGAGACCCCCATCCACCACAGCCTGCAGCACCCGGCGCTGGATGAGACCCTCTTCTCCGGCAAGCAGCACCGGGTGGCCCAGCTCATGGAGGACATCACCCAGCAGATGG GGAATGTGAGCGGCCGTGGAGCCCCGGGGCTCCTGGAAGGGTGCCGGGTTGTCCTGTCCGACCTCCACCACGCGCAAGAAAGAGCTCAGGATGTCTATTCCCAACTAG AGAGCGACCTGGCCCTTCTCCTGGCCCAGCAGCACCGGAtggaggaggtgatggagaaGCTGCGGCAGGTCAACCAGAGCCTGGGGCTGATGCTGGCGGCTATGGAGGGAGCCCAGAGCCAGGTGGAGAACCATCTGCAGCACCTCCGTGCCATCCTTGACTCAGCTG GTCAGAGCCCAAGTGCCATCTCCACCTGCATCTTATACGGCTCCTACGTTCTGCTACTGGTCATGCTACTGGTGCCCACGCCACCCCGTAccatcatcctcctcctctttcttgcctCCAGTGTCCTCAGCGAGCTCCTCAGCATCCCGGCgctctctgctctcctggccCTTGCCGTGGCAG GGCAGTGGCTGGTGGCAGCTGCCTATTGTGGTGCTGGGGGAGCCTGGCTGGTGCTTCGCCAGGAGAAGCCCCATCGCCAGCTCACCTCCACCCCGGACAG GGAGCACGAAGTGGAGCTGTTGCAGGAGGAGCTGGCCAGGATGGAGATGAGCTGCCTGCAAG AGCCCTTGTGCCTGGAGCAGCCCCCAGCGATGGCGGGGGACCTTCCCGGCTTAGCAGGGCAGGTGTTACCCGTCCCTGGTAGCTGGAGGACAAAGCTGAGCTCACGTGAG GTGATGGTGGAGccagccctgggtgctgggaaGCATTGGGAGCCCAAACCCTACAACCTGAGCCAGTCTCTGACCAGCGATGT GTCCTTGTTGTCCCCACGGTCTCCATGCCAGGGGCTCACCAGGGCCGGGCAGCGATGCCGGAAGAAAGCCATCCCTGGGCAGGACTTCTGCCATGTCCACACCACCAGTTGA